A genomic region of Nostoc sp. UHCC 0702 contains the following coding sequences:
- a CDS encoding TatD family hydrolase gives MIFIDPHIHMCSRTTYDYLVMREYGIVAVIEPAFWLGQPRTSAGTFKDYFSSLVGWERFRAKQFGIQHYCTIGLNPKEANNEALAAEVMELLPLYACKEGVVAIGEIGYDDMTEVEDKYFCQQLELAKELDMLVLIHTPHRNKKAGASRSMDRCIEYGLDPSQVIIDHNNEETVEEVLERGFWAAFTIYPQTKMGNARMVEIVRQYGCTRIIVDSSADWGISDPLAVPKTAQLMLDRGIPEEHVRAVCYENALAAYSQTGQMQASDWLNAQSIDQRQLFNGNSVLRGQEPGIKSVSDFALIE, from the coding sequence ATGATATTCATTGATCCTCACATTCACATGTGTTCCCGTACTACCTATGATTACTTGGTAATGCGGGAGTATGGCATTGTTGCCGTTATTGAACCAGCCTTTTGGCTAGGACAACCCCGGACTAGCGCTGGCACATTCAAAGACTACTTTAGCAGTCTTGTGGGTTGGGAAAGGTTTCGTGCTAAACAGTTCGGCATCCAACATTACTGCACAATTGGCTTAAACCCGAAAGAAGCTAACAACGAAGCCCTAGCAGCAGAAGTTATGGAACTGCTACCGCTTTATGCTTGTAAAGAGGGAGTTGTAGCCATTGGTGAAATTGGCTATGACGACATGACAGAAGTAGAAGATAAATACTTCTGCCAGCAATTAGAATTAGCTAAAGAACTCGATATGCTAGTGCTAATTCATACTCCCCATCGCAATAAAAAGGCGGGTGCTAGCCGTAGCATGGATCGATGCATTGAATATGGCTTAGATCCATCACAAGTAATTATTGACCACAACAACGAAGAAACCGTTGAGGAAGTTCTAGAAAGGGGCTTTTGGGCAGCTTTCACAATTTACCCACAGACGAAGATGGGTAACGCTAGGATGGTAGAGATTGTCCGCCAATATGGATGTACTCGCATTATTGTAGATAGTAGTGCTGATTGGGGTATCAGCGATCCGTTAGCTGTTCCGAAAACTGCTCAGTTAATGTTAGACAGGGGCATTCCTGAAGAACATGTCAGAGCAGTTTGTTATGAAAATGCCCTAGCAGCTTACAGTCAAACTGGGCAGATGCAAGCATCAGACTGGCTCAATGCCCAATCTATCGATCAGCGTCAGTTGTTCAATGGTAATTCTGTATTGCGGGGACAGGAACCAGGGATTAAGTCTGTTTCTGACTTTGCGCTGATTGAGTAG
- a CDS encoding EboA family metabolite traffic protein: MARVNELLHQWLLKSASDKSIAWLEQKQAQIASGAAERVFFTAFSAVPRYLGKESLQLTSEDLEAAQAVLPGWYPGHWSVDQAGRTLLLLALQCDDTQQYLRSLDQVFTTADMGELVVLYQSLPLLPHPELHRQRAAEGIRSNMSNVFSAIALRNPYPAKYLDDIAWNQMVLKALFVGSPLHLIWGLDSRANPELARMLADYAHERWAAKRPVSPELWRPVGRFADTAIIADLEKVLADGDTASQAAAALACAESPLPEAQVLLSRYPDLHSSIQRGDLSWSSLS; this comes from the coding sequence ATGGCTAGGGTAAACGAGTTACTGCATCAATGGCTGTTAAAGTCTGCTTCAGACAAAAGTATTGCTTGGCTAGAACAGAAGCAGGCACAGATTGCTAGCGGCGCTGCTGAGCGAGTATTTTTTACTGCTTTCAGTGCTGTGCCGCGTTATCTAGGTAAGGAGAGTTTGCAGTTAACATCTGAGGACTTAGAAGCAGCACAGGCTGTACTTCCTGGTTGGTATCCTGGTCATTGGAGTGTAGATCAAGCAGGTCGCACACTCTTGCTTCTGGCTTTGCAGTGCGATGATACACAGCAGTATCTGCGATCGCTCGATCAAGTTTTTACCACCGCCGATATGGGGGAGTTAGTTGTCCTGTATCAAAGTTTGCCCTTGTTGCCACATCCAGAGTTACATCGTCAACGGGCTGCCGAGGGAATTCGCAGTAACATGAGTAATGTTTTCAGTGCGATCGCACTACGCAACCCTTATCCGGCAAAATATTTAGATGATATTGCCTGGAATCAGATGGTGCTGAAAGCTTTGTTTGTAGGCAGTCCATTGCATTTAATTTGGGGTTTGGATAGTCGTGCTAACCCAGAATTAGCGAGGATGCTAGCAGACTATGCTCATGAACGTTGGGCAGCCAAACGCCCAGTGTCACCAGAACTTTGGCGACCTGTGGGACGGTTTGCTGATACTGCAATCATTGCAGATTTGGAAAAAGTCCTAGCTGATGGTGATACAGCTTCTCAAGCAGCAGCAGCATTAGCTTGTGCTGAATCTCCTTTACCCGAAGCGCAAGTATTACTCTCACGTTACCCAGATTTGCACTCATCTATTCAACGAGGTGATTTGAGTTGGAGTAGCTTGTCTTAG
- a CDS encoding 3-dehydroquinate synthase encodes MFIEQNTVLNLQPLKQCVRVFFNYDVHFTRGLFELNNPLLAQVIGADKQTTAKQVVTVIDGGLLQYQSELLEKLSVYAQRYEDIFTLSGEPIIVSGGETVKNDSRFVEQIHQRINICGLCRHSYVLAIGGGAVLDMAGYAATTAHRGIRLLRVPTTVLAQNDSGVGVKNGINAFGKKNFLGTFMPPYAVLNDFDFLTTLDERDWRSGIAEAVKVALIKDGDFFDFIMNYADKLAKRDMEIMEKLIYRCSQLHLEHIAGSGDPFEMGSSRPLDFGHWAAHKLEHLTNYSLRHGEAVAIGIALDSTYSYLTGLLLQSEWQRILGTLKKLGFTLYVSALTKQLDQPDHPHCLFRGLTEFREHLGGELTITLLEAIGQGREVHQVDLSLYKKAILMLQDHS; translated from the coding sequence ATGTTTATTGAACAAAATACTGTCCTCAATTTGCAACCACTTAAACAATGTGTCCGTGTGTTCTTTAATTATGATGTTCACTTCACTAGAGGTCTGTTTGAGTTAAATAATCCTTTATTGGCGCAAGTAATTGGCGCAGATAAACAGACAACAGCAAAACAAGTGGTAACAGTAATAGATGGAGGATTATTACAGTATCAAAGTGAGTTATTAGAAAAATTATCAGTTTATGCCCAGCGTTATGAAGATATATTCACCTTAAGCGGCGAGCCGATAATAGTTTCCGGTGGAGAAACAGTTAAGAACGATTCTAGATTTGTAGAGCAAATTCATCAGCGCATCAATATATGTGGATTGTGTCGTCACTCCTACGTGTTAGCCATTGGCGGAGGGGCTGTGCTAGACATGGCAGGATATGCAGCAACAACTGCTCACCGAGGAATTCGGCTGTTGCGAGTGCCGACTACAGTGTTAGCGCAAAACGATTCGGGTGTAGGGGTAAAAAATGGCATTAATGCCTTCGGCAAGAAAAACTTTCTCGGCACATTCATGCCACCTTATGCTGTATTAAATGACTTTGATTTTCTAACTACTCTTGATGAGCGAGATTGGCGTTCTGGTATTGCAGAAGCTGTGAAAGTAGCGCTGATTAAAGATGGCGATTTCTTCGATTTCATCATGAATTATGCCGATAAATTAGCTAAGCGAGACATGGAAATCATGGAAAAGTTAATTTATCGGTGTTCTCAGTTGCATTTAGAGCATATTGCTGGTAGCGGCGACCCCTTTGAAATGGGTTCATCACGTCCTTTAGATTTCGGACATTGGGCTGCCCATAAACTAGAACATTTAACAAATTACAGTTTACGTCACGGTGAAGCCGTAGCTATTGGCATTGCCTTGGACAGCACCTATTCATATTTAACAGGACTACTTTTGCAATCAGAGTGGCAAAGGATTTTAGGCACACTGAAGAAATTAGGGTTTACATTGTACGTATCGGCACTGACAAAGCAATTAGATCAACCAGATCATCCCCATTGCCTATTTAGAGGACTTACCGAGTTCCGTGAACACTTAGGAGGAGAATTGACAATCACCCTTCTAGAAGCAATTGGGCAGGGTAGAGAAGTTCACCAAGTGGATTTGTCTTTGTACAAAAAAGCAATTTTGATGCTGCAAGATCATTCGTGA
- a CDS encoding DUF393 domain-containing protein produces MTYYVIYDGNCNLCVTLVQLLESLDEGKLFRYAPMQDEQILLQWGITAQDCEQGMILIDGNEPQKRWQGSNAAEEIGRLLPVGSIFVDAYRALPGMKWAGDRFYEQIRDNRYTLFGKRSSTYQSPFCVDGSCTNL; encoded by the coding sequence ATGACTTACTACGTAATTTACGACGGGAATTGTAATCTCTGCGTCACCTTAGTGCAATTGCTGGAGAGCTTAGACGAAGGGAAGTTGTTTCGCTACGCTCCCATGCAAGATGAGCAGATACTTTTACAGTGGGGAATTACAGCCCAAGATTGCGAACAGGGAATGATTTTAATTGATGGCAATGAGCCTCAAAAACGTTGGCAAGGCAGTAACGCGGCTGAGGAAATTGGGCGGTTACTGCCAGTAGGAAGTATATTTGTAGACGCTTATCGAGCATTACCAGGGATGAAGTGGGCAGGCGATCGCTTTTACGAACAAATTCGTGATAACCGCTATACTCTCTTTGGCAAGCGTTCTAGTACTTATCAATCGCCATTCTGTGTTGATGGTAGCTGTACTAATTTGTAA
- a CDS encoding helix-turn-helix transcriptional regulator, whose amino-acid sequence MLEDKILSVDFAQEDAISEIVPRSPLISSYHARWNGIRLDHHRQPAHETPEHSFQQHIITICLEPGVTKAERVFNGRLQDEHIAYGDVVVIPANTHHISRWQSEVEFLILSLEQAFFTRAAFESIDFQSVEITPHFAASNPLIQQIGLALKSELESDHRGSRIYIESLTTTLCIHLLKHYSVSSDQIFSDSNAKGLSPRKLQQVIDYINDNLEKDLSLAEISQVVGMSIYHFSRLFKLSTGFTPHKYVMNSKIAKAKYLLTKTDNSIEQIFEKVGFQSQSHFTNVFRKQIGITPKVYREKSNKG is encoded by the coding sequence ATGCTAGAAGATAAAATCTTAAGTGTTGATTTTGCTCAAGAAGATGCTATTTCAGAAATTGTGCCGCGATCGCCCCTCATTTCCAGTTATCATGCTCGCTGGAATGGCATTCGTTTAGATCATCATCGACAGCCTGCCCACGAAACCCCCGAACATTCTTTTCAACAGCATATTATCACCATTTGCCTAGAACCTGGTGTCACCAAAGCAGAACGAGTGTTCAACGGACGCCTCCAGGATGAGCATATAGCTTATGGGGATGTTGTGGTTATTCCGGCAAACACCCATCACATATCGCGTTGGCAATCAGAAGTCGAATTTCTAATCCTGAGTCTAGAACAAGCTTTTTTCACTCGTGCTGCTTTTGAGTCAATAGATTTTCAAAGCGTTGAAATCACACCACACTTTGCCGCATCTAATCCTCTGATTCAGCAGATCGGGTTGGCACTCAAGTCCGAGTTAGAATCAGATCACAGGGGTAGTCGCATCTACATTGAATCTCTCACAACGACACTGTGTATTCACCTGCTGAAACACTATTCTGTATCCAGTGATCAGATTTTTTCTGACTCTAACGCTAAAGGTCTTTCACCCCGGAAGTTGCAACAAGTAATTGACTACATTAACGATAACTTAGAAAAAGATTTGAGTTTGGCTGAAATTTCTCAAGTAGTGGGAATGAGTATTTATCATTTTTCCCGGCTATTCAAACTGTCAACAGGTTTTACACCTCATAAATATGTAATGAATAGCAAAATTGCCAAAGCAAAATATTTATTGACTAAAACTGACAACTCTATAGAGCAAATATTTGAAAAAGTGGGTTTTCAAAGTCAAAGTCACTTCACAAATGTCTTTCGTAAACAGATTGGTATCACACCAAAAGTCTACAGGGAAAAATCAAATAAAGGATAA
- a CDS encoding aldo/keto reductase: MRYKLLGKSGLRVSELCLGTMTFGEDWGWGASVDESRKIFDTFVEAGGNFLDTANGYTDGSSEKIVGELIAQDRERFVVATKYSFPLRMNESKGDPNASGNHRKNLVQSLEGSLKRLNTDYIDLFWLHAWDFTTPVEEVMRSLDDVVRQGKVLYIGISDAPAWIIAQANTIAQYQGWTQFVALQIEYNLIQRTPERDLLPLAKAFDLAVTPWAPLAGGVLTGKYNKPLQPGEEQGRFANAAAGSISERSLAIADVVSQVAFEIGRTPSQVAIAWLRAQSGIIIPIIGARKLTQFQDNLASLDVTLSAEHLQRLNQVSQIELGFPHDFLQSDMVRDRLFGGTFNTIENHRV; encoded by the coding sequence ATGAGATACAAACTCTTAGGTAAAAGCGGGTTACGAGTCTCAGAACTGTGCTTAGGCACCATGACCTTTGGTGAAGACTGGGGTTGGGGTGCATCTGTCGATGAAAGCCGTAAAATCTTTGATACCTTTGTGGAAGCAGGGGGTAATTTTCTTGACACGGCTAATGGTTACACTGATGGCAGTAGTGAAAAAATTGTCGGTGAATTGATTGCCCAAGACCGGGAACGTTTTGTAGTTGCTACTAAGTATTCCTTTCCTTTGCGGATGAATGAGAGTAAGGGCGACCCCAATGCTAGTGGCAATCATCGCAAGAATTTGGTGCAATCGCTAGAAGGTAGCCTAAAACGGCTGAATACCGACTACATTGATTTATTTTGGTTACATGCTTGGGACTTCACAACGCCAGTAGAAGAAGTCATGCGATCGCTTGATGATGTGGTTCGCCAAGGTAAAGTACTTTATATCGGTATTTCTGATGCACCCGCTTGGATCATTGCCCAAGCTAACACAATCGCCCAATATCAAGGATGGACGCAGTTTGTCGCTTTGCAAATTGAGTATAATTTGATTCAGCGGACACCAGAACGGGATTTGCTACCATTGGCAAAAGCTTTTGATTTAGCAGTGACACCGTGGGCACCTCTGGCTGGTGGTGTCTTGACAGGTAAGTATAACAAGCCGCTGCAACCAGGTGAAGAACAGGGACGATTTGCAAATGCGGCGGCGGGAAGTATTTCAGAACGCAGTTTAGCGATCGCTGATGTTGTTAGTCAAGTTGCTTTTGAAATTGGACGTACACCTTCACAGGTAGCAATAGCTTGGTTACGCGCTCAAAGTGGCATAATTATCCCGATTATTGGCGCACGCAAGCTGACGCAGTTTCAAGATAACTTGGCGAGTCTAGATGTCACCTTATCAGCAGAGCATCTGCAACGCCTGAATCAAGTCAGTCAAATTGAACTTGGTTTTCCCCATGACTTCTTACAGAGTGATATGGTGCGCGATCGGCTTTTCGGTGGCACATTCAACACCATAGAGAATCATCGCGTGTAA